In Archocentrus centrarchus isolate MPI-CPG fArcCen1 chromosome 16, fArcCen1, whole genome shotgun sequence, a single window of DNA contains:
- the kif13a gene encoding kinesin-like protein KIF13A isoform X5: MSDTKVKVAVRVRPMNRREIELNTKCVVDMEDNQTVLHPPPSNAKGENRKQPKVFAFDHCFWSMDESNVPKYAGQEVVFKCLGEGILENAFQGYNACIFAYGQTGSGKSFSMMGNGEQPGLIPRLCCSLFERVHRETNEAHTFKVEVSYMEIYNEKVRDLLDPKGSRQSLKVREHKVFGPYVDGLSQLAVTNFEDIEVLMSEGNKSRTVAATNMNEESSRSHAVFSIIVTQTLYDLQSGNSGEKVSKMSLVDLAGSERVSKTGAAGERLKEGSNINKSLTTLGCVISALADQSAGKGKAKFVPYRDSVLTWLLKDNLGGNSKTAMIATVSPAADNYEETLSTLRYADRAKRIVNHAVVNEDPNARIIRELREEVEKLKVQLSQAESMKAPELKEKLQESEKLIQEMTVTWEEKLRKTEEIATERQKQLESMGISLETSGIKVGEDKCFLVNLNADPALNELLVYYLKEHTRVGADTSQDIQLFGIGIQPEHCFLELCPDGDVTLMPIGNARTCVNGTMIDSLVHLWHGDRILWGNNHFFRINLPKRKRRDRLKELERASPRESFVEADVETASEASSEQDYSYEFAQMEVIMKTLGNNDPMQNVVQVLEKQYLEEKRTALEEQRMMYERELESLRQQLSPEKTPQHHRSNSDRLTFSTHTAHSKLRLWTEERDELFRQSLSRLREQVVKANTLVREANFLAEEMNKLTDYQVTLQIPAANLSANRKRGAIVSEPAIQVRRKGKGTQVWTIEKLENKLVDMRDHYRDWKEGTEETYNKASSKHCDPFYEAQENHNLIGVANIFLECLFHDVRLQYAVPIISQQGEVAGRLHVELMRVSGAVPERLCSGDDSSENSSENSCFEVMDTNGEIVYMAKRLTCRVRIREATGLPLNLSNFVFCQYTFWEHGEPTVAPPMVSPDRPSPRSPDAQFTVQFDHCKDYVVHVTDEFVEFISDGVLAIEVWGHRCAGNGRSLWELDALEAKTQTLRDRWSEVSRRIELWISIQELNEQGEYASVELQPGKEISTGGVFQLRQGHSRRLQVSVKPVQNSGTLPLLVEAVLSVSIGCVSARSTKLQRPLDSYQREMEDDMDSYQEEDLNCVRERWSEALIKRREYLDEQIKKIINKQEKSEEDIEREARLVEQWVGLTEERNAVLVPAPGSGIPGAPADWTPPAGMEAHIPVLFLDLNADNLTVNEQLTGPHAAGVNSILPKEHGSQFFYLPIIRHSDEEVSAVCSWDSSIHDSVHLNRVTSQNERIYLIIKATVQLSHPASMELVLRKRIAVNIYNKQSFTQSLKRRMSLKNTLYSCGVTYEIVSNIPKASEEPEERETLALMAARGDSEETQDGETYIEKYTRGVLEVENILSLERLRQAVTVKEALAAKGRHLRRSISTPNVQHSLCSKTDLTGCEDEDCKDHCDRVDNTNCNAQDGSLCTTPNKKESSGLVPESSTFFSSSPFKVLSPQPPKFLKSLLPVKEENKVKKALEARPLLGQEQDSEDEETDVDLTLNRGPQDQSGFQPYIPEDFANFEIYNATLESQELFRSDLKGSRCGGGSGEREVSRSPTTSSCTSGYFSHSASNATLSDVPFSTSESTDHLSCTSRESHDPLGCPVGRGGTRTKSVSVGGDTQPRPLSADGVQDLLIHSASSPISIPNCTDKPQSFALPNNCVLSTSQEFTDFKGADDTVGVADLEHFTEGWEQEGLNICANKQKKTDHVETCDADNQLASDVSGILKTSLPEHTICKYPNYEERVTVAVSCPSTTVFCTSVRAPVSASAPSPALINPTVSVLPPVSPSPLPLLPSATSSSPAVRAGGEPPIQEPAQGDLPHGSPCPSPNPSSAEPSGDSSGDESTPVAQLPDWMAPGEQVWVGKRRGTVHYVGGVEFAKGIWIGVKLDMAVGKHNGTVQGRVYFRCPPGHGVFVKPSRLTRGPPSMDTEPQTVIR, from the exons gagccGGCAGTCCCTGAAAGTTCGGGAACACAAAGTCTTTGGTCCGTATGTGGATGGTCTGTCTCAGTTGGCTGTGACCAACTTTGAG gACATTGAGGTGTTAATGTCAGAGGGGAACAAATCTCGCACAGTTGCAGCCACCAACATGAATGAGGAGAGCAGTCGATCACACGCCGTCTTCAGTATCATTGTCACACAGACGCTCTATGATCTACAGTCTGGA AATTCAGGGGAGAAAGTGAGCAAGATGAGTCTGGTTGACCTGGCAGGAAGTGAACGCGTGTCGAAGACTGGAGCTGCTGGGGAGCGACTCAAAGAAGGAAGCAATATAAACAA GTCCCTCACCACATTAGGATGTGTGATTTCTGCTCTGGCTGATCAGTCTGCGGGAAAGGGGAAGGCCAAGTTTGTACCTTACAGAGACTCTGTGCTCACCTGGCTACTGAAG gaCAACCTTGGCGGAAACAGCAAGACTGCCATGATAGCGACGGTGAGTCCAGCAGCTGATAATTATGAGGAGACTTTGTCCACGCTACGTTATGCCGACAGGGCCAAGAGAATCGTCAACCACGCTGTGGTGAATGAAGATCCCAACGCTAGGATCATCAGAGAGCTCAGGGAAGAGGTGGAGAAGCTTAAGGTTCAGCTCTCTCAGGCCGAG TCCATGAAGGCTCCCGAGCTGAAGGAGAAACTACAGGAATCGGAGAAGCTCATCCAGGAGATGACGGTCACTTGGGAAGAGAAGCtgagaaagacagaggagaTTGCAACT GAGCGTCAGAAGCAGTTGGAAAGCATGGGCATCTCCTTGGAAACTTCTGGAATTAAAGTGGGTGAAGACAAGTGTTTCCTGGTCAATCTGAATGCCGATCCTGCCTTAAATGAGCTGTTGGTCTACTACCTGAAG GAGCACACGCGTGTAGGTGCAGACACGTCTCAGGACATCCAGCTCTTTGGGATCGGAATACAGCCAGAGCACTGCTTCCTGGAGCTGTGCCCGGATGGTGATGTCACCCTGATGCCAATAGGGAATGCCAG gaCCTGTGTGAATGGAACAATGATCGATTCGTTAGTACACTTGTGGCACGGAGACCGTATCTTATGGGGAAATAATCACTTCTTCAG GATCAATCTGCCTAAACGAAAGCGGCGGGACCGTTTGAAGGAGCTGGAGAGAGCGTCTCCCAGGGAGAGTTTTGTCGAGGCAGATGTGGAGACAGCCAGCGAGGCCTCTTCTGAGCAAGACTACAGCTATGAGTTTGCCCAGATGGAGGTCATAATGAAGACACTTGGAAACAATG ACCCCATGCAGAATGTGGTCCAGGTGCTAGAGAAGCAGTATCTGGAGGAGAAGCGGACGGCTCTGGAAGAGCAAAGGATGATGTACGAACGAGAGCTGGAGTCTCTGCGGCAGCAGCTGTCTCCAGAGAAAACCCCGCAGCATCACCGCAGCAACAGCGACCGTCTTACATTCTCAACACACACGGCACATAGCAAGCTGCGACTGTGGACAGAGGAGCG GGATGAGCTTTTTCGTCAGAGTCTTTCTCGACTCAGAGAGCAGGTCGTCAAAGCCAACACTTTGGTGCGAGAAGCCAACTTTTTGGCAGAGGAGATGAACAAACTCACTGACTATCAGGTCACCCTTCAGATTCCTGCAGCCAACCTCAGTGCCAACCGTAAG CGTGGAGCGATAGTGAGCGAGCCAGCCATTCAGGTGCGGAGGAAAGGGAAGGGGACCCAGGTTTGGACCATTGAGAAGCTGGAGAACAAACTTGTAGACATGAGAGACCACTACAGAGACTGGAAAGAGGGCACAGAGGAAACA TATAACAAAGCGAGCAGTAAGCACTGTGATCCTTTCTATGAGGCGCAAGAGAACCACAACCTGATTGGAGTGGCCAACATTTTTCTAGAATGTCTTTTCCATGATGTCAGGCTGCAATACGCTGTCCCCATCATCAGCCAGCAGGGAGAG GTAGCCGGCAGGTTGCACGTTGAGCTGATGCGAGTGAGTGGAGCTGTACCAGAGCGCCTGTGTAGCGGGGACGACTCTTCAGAGAACTCCAGTGAAAACAGTTGCTTCGAGGTCATGGACACCAACGGAGAGATAGTCTACATGGCCAAGAGGCTCACCTGCAGG GTGCGGATCAGGGAGGCCACAGGACTGCCGCTCAACTTGTCCAACTTTGTCTTCTGTCAGTATACCTTCTGGGAGCACGGTGAGCccactgtggctcctcccatGGTCAGCCCAGACAGGCCCTCCCCTCGAAGCCCAGATGCTCAGTTCACTGTCCAGTTTGATCACTGCAAA gaCTATGTTGTGCATGTGACAGATGAGTTTGTAGAGTTTATATCAGATGGAGTGCTGGCCATAGAAGTGTGGGGTCACCGCTGTGCTGGGAATGGACGTTCTCTCTGGGAGTTGGATGCACTGGAAGCCAAGACCCAGACGCTCCGAGACAG GTGGAGCGAGGTGTCTCGTAGGATCGAGCTGTGGATCTCCATCCAAGAGCTAAATGAGCAGGGAGAGTACgcatctgtggagctgcaacCTGGGAAAGAGATCAGCACAGGAGGAGTCTTCCAACTCCGACAG GGTCACTCCAGGAGGCTGCAGGTGTCTGTGAAACCGGTCCAGAACTCTGGCACTCTGCCCTTGCTGGTGGAGGCTGTGCTGTCTGTGTCTATTGGTTGTGTGTCTGCTCGCTCCACCAAACTGCAGAGACCGCTCGACAGCTACCAG AGAGAGATGGAAGACGATATGGATAGTTATCAG GAAGAAGATCTCAACTGTGTTAGAGAGCGCTGGTCAGAGGCACTGATCAAACGTCGGGAGTATCTTGATGAACAAATCAAGAAAATCATCAACAAACAGG AAAAATCAGAGGAGGACATTGAGCGTGAAGCTCGGCTGGTGGAGCAGTGGGTTGGGCTGACCGAAGAGAGAAATGCAGTGCTGGTACCTGCACCTGGAAGTGGCATCCCAGGAGCTCCTGCAGACtg GACTCCACCTGCCGGAATGGAAGCTCACATTCCTGTACTCTTCCTTGATTTAAATG CGGATAATCTGACAGTGAACGAGCAGCTGACCGGCCCACATGCTGCAGGCGTTAACTCTATACTGCCCAAAGAGCACGGCAGCCAGTTCTTCTATCTGCCCATCATTAGGCACAGTGATGAAGAG GTGTCAGCAGTGTGCTCCTGGGACTCATCCATTCATGATTCTGTTCACCTCAACCGGGTCACATCACAGAATGAACGCATCTACCTGATCATTAAAGCCACCGTGCAGCTCAGCCACCCTGCCTCCATGGAGCTGGTGCTCCGCAAGAGGATTGCTGTCAACATCTATAACAAACAG AGTTTCACTCAGAGCCTCAAGAGAAGGATGTCCCTAAAGAACACACTTTACTCCTGTGGTGTCACTTATGAGATAGTTTCCAACATACCAAAG gctTCAGAGGAGCCAGAGGAGAGGGAAACCTTGGCTCTCATGGCTGCTCGTGGGGACAGCGAGGAGACTCAGGATGGCGAAACCTACATAGAGAAGTACACCCGGGGAGTTCTGGAGGTGGAGAACATCCTGAGCCTGGAGAGGCTACGACAG GCTGTGACAGTGAAGGAAGCACTCGCTGCCAAGGGGAGACATTTAAGGAGGAGTATCAGCACACCAAAtgtacagcat TCTTTATGTAGTAAAACTGACCTGACTGGTTGTGAGGATGAGGATTGTAAG GACCACTGTGATCGTGTGGACAACACCAACTGTAATGCCCAGGACGGTTCCCTTTGTACCACACCCAATAAAAAGGAGAGCTCAG GGTTGGTTCCAGAGAGCTCTACCTTTTTTAGCTCCAGCCCCTTTAAAGTCCTCTCCCCACAACCACCTAAATTCCTCAAGTCTCTTCTTCCTGTCAAAGAGGAAAACAAGGTGAAGAAGGCTCTGGAAGCTCGACCACTACTGGGACAAGAG CAGGACTCTGAAGATGAGGAGACAGATGTGGACTTGACTCTAAATCGGGGCCCTCAGGACCAAAGTGGCTTCCAGCCTTACATCCCGGAGGACTTTGCAAACTTTGAGATCTACAACGCCACTCTGGAGAGCCAGGAGTTGTTTCGTTCTGACTTGAAGGGGAGCCGGTGTGGAGGTGGGAGCGGAGAAAGAGAGGTGTCGCGAAGCCCCACGACCAGCAGTTGCACTAGCGGTTACTTTTCACACAGTGCCTCCAATGCCACGCTGTCTGATGTGCCTTTCAGCACCAGTGAGAGCACTGACCATCTcagctgcacctccagagaGTCCCATGACCCTCTTGGCTGCCCTGTTGGAAGAGGCGGCACCCGAACCAAAAGTGTTTCTGTAGGGGGTGACACTCAGCCGCGACCTCTGTCGGCAGATGGGGTTCAGGACCTGCTCATCCATTCAGCTTCCTCACCTATCAGTATTCCTAATTGCACAGATAAGCCACAGTCATTCGCTTTGCCAAACAACTGTGTACTCAGTACCAGCCAGGAGTTTACTGACTTTAAAGGGGCTGATGACACTGTTGGTGTGGCTGATTTAGAACATTTTACAGAGGGATGGGAGCAGGAGGGGTTGAATATTTGTGcaaacaagcagaagaaaacagatCATGTTGAAACCTGTGACGCTGACAATCAGCTCGCCTCTGATGTCTCTGGTATTCTTAAAACATCTTTACCTGAGCATACAATATGCAAATATCCTAATTATGAAGAACGTGTTACTGTAGCTGTGTCCTGCCCTAGCACAACAGTATTTTGCACTTCAGTCAGAGCCCCAGTCTCCGCCTCAGCTCCATCTCCAGCCCTAATAAATCCTACTGTATCAGTACTGCCTCCAGTTTCACCGTCTCCACTCccactgttaccttcagctACATCTTCATCCCCAGCTGTACGTGCAGGAGGAGAACCTCCAATTCAGGAGCCAGCCCAAGGAGATCTGCCCCATGGAAGTCCCTGTCCCAGTCCAAATCCTAGCAGCGCCGAGCCCTCCGGAGACTCAAGTGGGGATGAGAGCACTCCTGTGGCTCAACTTCCTGACTGGATGGCACCTGGTGAGCAGGTGTGGGtggggaagaggagaggaacgGTCCACTATGTGGGAGGGGTGGAGTTTGCCAAGGGGATCTGGATTGGCGTGAAGCTGGACATGGCAGTAG GTAAGCACAATGGGACTGTCCAGGGCAGAGTGTACTTCCGCTGCCCCCCAGGCCATGGTGTGTTTGTGAAGCCATCTCGTCTCACCAGAGGGCCACCCTCCATGGACACAGAACCCCAGACTGTGATCAGATAG
- the kif13a gene encoding kinesin-like protein KIF13A isoform X1 — translation MSDTKVKVAVRVRPMNRREIELNTKCVVDMEDNQTVLHPPPSNAKGENRKQPKVFAFDHCFWSMDESNVPKYAGQEVVFKCLGEGILENAFQGYNACIFAYGQTGSGKSFSMMGNGEQPGLIPRLCCSLFERVHRETNEAHTFKVEVSYMEIYNEKVRDLLDPKGSRQSLKVREHKVFGPYVDGLSQLAVTNFEDIEVLMSEGNKSRTVAATNMNEESSRSHAVFSIIVTQTLYDLQSGNSGEKVSKMSLVDLAGSERVSKTGAAGERLKEGSNINKSLTTLGCVISALADQSAGKGKAKFVPYRDSVLTWLLKDNLGGNSKTAMIATVSPAADNYEETLSTLRYADRAKRIVNHAVVNEDPNARIIRELREEVEKLKVQLSQAESMKAPELKEKLQESEKLIQEMTVTWEEKLRKTEEIATERQKQLESMGISLETSGIKVGEDKCFLVNLNADPALNELLVYYLKEHTRVGADTSQDIQLFGIGIQPEHCFLELCPDGDVTLMPIGNARTCVNGTMIDSLVHLWHGDRILWGNNHFFRINLPKRKRRDRLKELERASPRESFVEADVETASEASSEQDYSYEFAQMEVIMKTLGNNDPMQNVVQVLEKQYLEEKRTALEEQRMMYERELESLRQQLSPEKTPQHHRSNSDRLTFSTHTAHSKLRLWTEERDELFRQSLSRLREQVVKANTLVREANFLAEEMNKLTDYQVTLQIPAANLSANRKRGAIVSEPAIQVRRKGKGTQVWTIEKLENKLVDMRDHYRDWKEGTEETYNKASSKHCDPFYEAQENHNLIGVANIFLECLFHDVRLQYAVPIISQQGEVAGRLHVELMRVSGAVPERLCSGDDSSENSSENSCFEVMDTNGEIVYMAKRLTCRVRIREATGLPLNLSNFVFCQYTFWEHGEPTVAPPMVSPDRPSPRSPDAQFTVQFDHCKDYVVHVTDEFVEFISDGVLAIEVWGHRCAGNGRSLWELDALEAKTQTLRDRWSEVSRRIELWISIQELNEQGEYASVELQPGKEISTGGVFQLRQGHSRRLQVSVKPVQNSGTLPLLVEAVLSVSIGCVSARSTKLQRPLDSYQREMEDDMDSYQEEDLNCVRERWSEALIKRREYLDEQIKKIINKQEKSEEDIEREARLVEQWVGLTEERNAVLVPAPGSGIPGAPADWTPPAGMEAHIPVLFLDLNADNLTVNEQLTGPHAAGVNSILPKEHGSQFFYLPIIRHSDEEVSAVCSWDSSIHDSVHLNRVTSQNERIYLIIKATVQLSHPASMELVLRKRIAVNIYNKQSFTQSLKRRMSLKNTLYSCGVTYEIVSNIPKASEEPEERETLALMAARGDSEETQDGETYIEKYTRGVLEVENILSLERLRQAVTVKEALAAKGRHLRRSISTPNVQHSLCSKTDLTGCEDEDCKDHCDRVDNTNCNAQDGSLCTTPNKKESSGLVPESSTFFSSSPFKVLSPQPPKFLKSLLPVKEENKVKKALEARPLLGQESMRSCVDSPALLPPPCPWRRPRAGSEGHCKPSTSTSTPTSTPTSRQLSHTLPHTAQDSEDEETDVDLTLNRGPQDQSGFQPYIPEDFANFEIYNATLESQELFRSDLKGSRCGGGSGEREVSRSPTTSSCTSGYFSHSASNATLSDVPFSTSESTDHLSCTSRESHDPLGCPVGRGGTRTKSVSVGGDTQPRPLSADGVQDLLIHSASSPISIPNCTDKPQSFALPNNCVLSTSQEFTDFKGADDTVGVADLEHFTEGWEQEGLNICANKQKKTDHVETCDADNQLASDVSGILKTSLPEHTICKYPNYEERVTVAVSCPSTTVFCTSVRAPVSASAPSPALINPTVSVLPPVSPSPLPLLPSATSSSPAVRAGGEPPIQEPAQGDLPHGSPCPSPNPSSAEPSGDSSGDESTPVAQLPDWMAPGEQVWVGKRRGTVHYVGGVEFAKGIWIGVKLDMAVGKHNGTVQGRVYFRCPPGHGVFVKPSRLTRGPPSMDTEPQTVIR, via the exons gagccGGCAGTCCCTGAAAGTTCGGGAACACAAAGTCTTTGGTCCGTATGTGGATGGTCTGTCTCAGTTGGCTGTGACCAACTTTGAG gACATTGAGGTGTTAATGTCAGAGGGGAACAAATCTCGCACAGTTGCAGCCACCAACATGAATGAGGAGAGCAGTCGATCACACGCCGTCTTCAGTATCATTGTCACACAGACGCTCTATGATCTACAGTCTGGA AATTCAGGGGAGAAAGTGAGCAAGATGAGTCTGGTTGACCTGGCAGGAAGTGAACGCGTGTCGAAGACTGGAGCTGCTGGGGAGCGACTCAAAGAAGGAAGCAATATAAACAA GTCCCTCACCACATTAGGATGTGTGATTTCTGCTCTGGCTGATCAGTCTGCGGGAAAGGGGAAGGCCAAGTTTGTACCTTACAGAGACTCTGTGCTCACCTGGCTACTGAAG gaCAACCTTGGCGGAAACAGCAAGACTGCCATGATAGCGACGGTGAGTCCAGCAGCTGATAATTATGAGGAGACTTTGTCCACGCTACGTTATGCCGACAGGGCCAAGAGAATCGTCAACCACGCTGTGGTGAATGAAGATCCCAACGCTAGGATCATCAGAGAGCTCAGGGAAGAGGTGGAGAAGCTTAAGGTTCAGCTCTCTCAGGCCGAG TCCATGAAGGCTCCCGAGCTGAAGGAGAAACTACAGGAATCGGAGAAGCTCATCCAGGAGATGACGGTCACTTGGGAAGAGAAGCtgagaaagacagaggagaTTGCAACT GAGCGTCAGAAGCAGTTGGAAAGCATGGGCATCTCCTTGGAAACTTCTGGAATTAAAGTGGGTGAAGACAAGTGTTTCCTGGTCAATCTGAATGCCGATCCTGCCTTAAATGAGCTGTTGGTCTACTACCTGAAG GAGCACACGCGTGTAGGTGCAGACACGTCTCAGGACATCCAGCTCTTTGGGATCGGAATACAGCCAGAGCACTGCTTCCTGGAGCTGTGCCCGGATGGTGATGTCACCCTGATGCCAATAGGGAATGCCAG gaCCTGTGTGAATGGAACAATGATCGATTCGTTAGTACACTTGTGGCACGGAGACCGTATCTTATGGGGAAATAATCACTTCTTCAG GATCAATCTGCCTAAACGAAAGCGGCGGGACCGTTTGAAGGAGCTGGAGAGAGCGTCTCCCAGGGAGAGTTTTGTCGAGGCAGATGTGGAGACAGCCAGCGAGGCCTCTTCTGAGCAAGACTACAGCTATGAGTTTGCCCAGATGGAGGTCATAATGAAGACACTTGGAAACAATG ACCCCATGCAGAATGTGGTCCAGGTGCTAGAGAAGCAGTATCTGGAGGAGAAGCGGACGGCTCTGGAAGAGCAAAGGATGATGTACGAACGAGAGCTGGAGTCTCTGCGGCAGCAGCTGTCTCCAGAGAAAACCCCGCAGCATCACCGCAGCAACAGCGACCGTCTTACATTCTCAACACACACGGCACATAGCAAGCTGCGACTGTGGACAGAGGAGCG GGATGAGCTTTTTCGTCAGAGTCTTTCTCGACTCAGAGAGCAGGTCGTCAAAGCCAACACTTTGGTGCGAGAAGCCAACTTTTTGGCAGAGGAGATGAACAAACTCACTGACTATCAGGTCACCCTTCAGATTCCTGCAGCCAACCTCAGTGCCAACCGTAAG CGTGGAGCGATAGTGAGCGAGCCAGCCATTCAGGTGCGGAGGAAAGGGAAGGGGACCCAGGTTTGGACCATTGAGAAGCTGGAGAACAAACTTGTAGACATGAGAGACCACTACAGAGACTGGAAAGAGGGCACAGAGGAAACA TATAACAAAGCGAGCAGTAAGCACTGTGATCCTTTCTATGAGGCGCAAGAGAACCACAACCTGATTGGAGTGGCCAACATTTTTCTAGAATGTCTTTTCCATGATGTCAGGCTGCAATACGCTGTCCCCATCATCAGCCAGCAGGGAGAG GTAGCCGGCAGGTTGCACGTTGAGCTGATGCGAGTGAGTGGAGCTGTACCAGAGCGCCTGTGTAGCGGGGACGACTCTTCAGAGAACTCCAGTGAAAACAGTTGCTTCGAGGTCATGGACACCAACGGAGAGATAGTCTACATGGCCAAGAGGCTCACCTGCAGG GTGCGGATCAGGGAGGCCACAGGACTGCCGCTCAACTTGTCCAACTTTGTCTTCTGTCAGTATACCTTCTGGGAGCACGGTGAGCccactgtggctcctcccatGGTCAGCCCAGACAGGCCCTCCCCTCGAAGCCCAGATGCTCAGTTCACTGTCCAGTTTGATCACTGCAAA gaCTATGTTGTGCATGTGACAGATGAGTTTGTAGAGTTTATATCAGATGGAGTGCTGGCCATAGAAGTGTGGGGTCACCGCTGTGCTGGGAATGGACGTTCTCTCTGGGAGTTGGATGCACTGGAAGCCAAGACCCAGACGCTCCGAGACAG GTGGAGCGAGGTGTCTCGTAGGATCGAGCTGTGGATCTCCATCCAAGAGCTAAATGAGCAGGGAGAGTACgcatctgtggagctgcaacCTGGGAAAGAGATCAGCACAGGAGGAGTCTTCCAACTCCGACAG GGTCACTCCAGGAGGCTGCAGGTGTCTGTGAAACCGGTCCAGAACTCTGGCACTCTGCCCTTGCTGGTGGAGGCTGTGCTGTCTGTGTCTATTGGTTGTGTGTCTGCTCGCTCCACCAAACTGCAGAGACCGCTCGACAGCTACCAG AGAGAGATGGAAGACGATATGGATAGTTATCAG GAAGAAGATCTCAACTGTGTTAGAGAGCGCTGGTCAGAGGCACTGATCAAACGTCGGGAGTATCTTGATGAACAAATCAAGAAAATCATCAACAAACAGG AAAAATCAGAGGAGGACATTGAGCGTGAAGCTCGGCTGGTGGAGCAGTGGGTTGGGCTGACCGAAGAGAGAAATGCAGTGCTGGTACCTGCACCTGGAAGTGGCATCCCAGGAGCTCCTGCAGACtg GACTCCACCTGCCGGAATGGAAGCTCACATTCCTGTACTCTTCCTTGATTTAAATG CGGATAATCTGACAGTGAACGAGCAGCTGACCGGCCCACATGCTGCAGGCGTTAACTCTATACTGCCCAAAGAGCACGGCAGCCAGTTCTTCTATCTGCCCATCATTAGGCACAGTGATGAAGAG GTGTCAGCAGTGTGCTCCTGGGACTCATCCATTCATGATTCTGTTCACCTCAACCGGGTCACATCACAGAATGAACGCATCTACCTGATCATTAAAGCCACCGTGCAGCTCAGCCACCCTGCCTCCATGGAGCTGGTGCTCCGCAAGAGGATTGCTGTCAACATCTATAACAAACAG AGTTTCACTCAGAGCCTCAAGAGAAGGATGTCCCTAAAGAACACACTTTACTCCTGTGGTGTCACTTATGAGATAGTTTCCAACATACCAAAG gctTCAGAGGAGCCAGAGGAGAGGGAAACCTTGGCTCTCATGGCTGCTCGTGGGGACAGCGAGGAGACTCAGGATGGCGAAACCTACATAGAGAAGTACACCCGGGGAGTTCTGGAGGTGGAGAACATCCTGAGCCTGGAGAGGCTACGACAG GCTGTGACAGTGAAGGAAGCACTCGCTGCCAAGGGGAGACATTTAAGGAGGAGTATCAGCACACCAAAtgtacagcat TCTTTATGTAGTAAAACTGACCTGACTGGTTGTGAGGATGAGGATTGTAAG GACCACTGTGATCGTGTGGACAACACCAACTGTAATGCCCAGGACGGTTCCCTTTGTACCACACCCAATAAAAAGGAGAGCTCAG GGTTGGTTCCAGAGAGCTCTACCTTTTTTAGCTCCAGCCCCTTTAAAGTCCTCTCCCCACAACCACCTAAATTCCTCAAGTCTCTTCTTCCTGTCAAAGAGGAAAACAAGGTGAAGAAGGCTCTGGAAGCTCGACCACTACTGGGACAAGAG AGCATGCGCTCATGTGTGGACAGCCCTGCATTGCTCCCCCCTCCCTGCCCCTGGCGCCGACCCAgggcaggcagcgagggccacTGCAAGCCTTCCACCTCCACTtccacccccacctccactCCCACCAGCAGACAGCTCAGCCACACACTGCCACACACTGCT CAGGACTCTGAAGATGAGGAGACAGATGTGGACTTGACTCTAAATCGGGGCCCTCAGGACCAAAGTGGCTTCCAGCCTTACATCCCGGAGGACTTTGCAAACTTTGAGATCTACAACGCCACTCTGGAGAGCCAGGAGTTGTTTCGTTCTGACTTGAAGGGGAGCCGGTGTGGAGGTGGGAGCGGAGAAAGAGAGGTGTCGCGAAGCCCCACGACCAGCAGTTGCACTAGCGGTTACTTTTCACACAGTGCCTCCAATGCCACGCTGTCTGATGTGCCTTTCAGCACCAGTGAGAGCACTGACCATCTcagctgcacctccagagaGTCCCATGACCCTCTTGGCTGCCCTGTTGGAAGAGGCGGCACCCGAACCAAAAGTGTTTCTGTAGGGGGTGACACTCAGCCGCGACCTCTGTCGGCAGATGGGGTTCAGGACCTGCTCATCCATTCAGCTTCCTCACCTATCAGTATTCCTAATTGCACAGATAAGCCACAGTCATTCGCTTTGCCAAACAACTGTGTACTCAGTACCAGCCAGGAGTTTACTGACTTTAAAGGGGCTGATGACACTGTTGGTGTGGCTGATTTAGAACATTTTACAGAGGGATGGGAGCAGGAGGGGTTGAATATTTGTGcaaacaagcagaagaaaacagatCATGTTGAAACCTGTGACGCTGACAATCAGCTCGCCTCTGATGTCTCTGGTATTCTTAAAACATCTTTACCTGAGCATACAATATGCAAATATCCTAATTATGAAGAACGTGTTACTGTAGCTGTGTCCTGCCCTAGCACAACAGTATTTTGCACTTCAGTCAGAGCCCCAGTCTCCGCCTCAGCTCCATCTCCAGCCCTAATAAATCCTACTGTATCAGTACTGCCTCCAGTTTCACCGTCTCCACTCccactgttaccttcagctACATCTTCATCCCCAGCTGTACGTGCAGGAGGAGAACCTCCAATTCAGGAGCCAGCCCAAGGAGATCTGCCCCATGGAAGTCCCTGTCCCAGTCCAAATCCTAGCAGCGCCGAGCCCTCCGGAGACTCAAGTGGGGATGAGAGCACTCCTGTGGCTCAACTTCCTGACTGGATGGCACCTGGTGAGCAGGTGTGGGtggggaagaggagaggaacgGTCCACTATGTGGGAGGGGTGGAGTTTGCCAAGGGGATCTGGATTGGCGTGAAGCTGGACATGGCAGTAG GTAAGCACAATGGGACTGTCCAGGGCAGAGTGTACTTCCGCTGCCCCCCAGGCCATGGTGTGTTTGTGAAGCCATCTCGTCTCACCAGAGGGCCACCCTCCATGGACACAGAACCCCAGACTGTGATCAGATAG